The window ATAAAACAACACATGCCTATCTCTTTTCAGGTCCTCGTGGAACCGGGAAAACAAGTACGGCCAAGATTTTTGCAAAAGCATTGAACTGTGAAAAAGCTCCAGCCAGTGAGCCGTGCAATGAATGTCCTACATGCTTAAGCATTACAGAAGGTTCGCATCCAGATGTAATAGAATTCGATGCGGCGTCTAATTCACGTGTCGAAGAAATGCGGGACATTATTGAAAAAGTAAGATTTGCTCCGGCGAACGCACGTTTTAAAGTGTATATTATCGACGAGGTGCATATGCTTTCAACAAGCGCTTTTAATGCACTTTTAAAAACATTAGAAGAACCACCTCCTCATGCAGTATTTATTTTGGCAACAACAGAGCCTCATAAATTACCTGCAACGATTATCTCACGTTGTCAACGGTTTGATTTCAAACGTTTGTCCTCAAACGATATTCTAGAGCGAATGAAAGTCGTATTAGAGGATATAAATCTTCCTTATGAGGAACAGGCATTAAAAGTGATTGCTCAAGCAGCGGCTGGTGGGATGCGTGATGCATTAAGCTTATTAGATCAGGTTGTATCATTTAGTGGAGATACATTGACACTAGATAATGCTTTACTTGTAAGTGGCTCCATTAGCCAAGACATCTTTTATAATGTAGTGGAGTCTTTAAAAGCGAAAGAAATTGCAAAAGTATTAACTGCGATAGAAGAGCTTATCGCTGATGGGAAGGATCCTCTTCGATTAGCAGAGGATTTAATCACATTTTTCCGAGATTTATTATTACTGCAAACGAGTAGTGAGCTTACGGAATTGCTGGAACTTGTAGCTCCAGAGGACAAGTTTATTCAACTAGCACATGAATTTAGTGCCGATACACTTTATGGATATATCGATATACTATCTAAAACACAACAAGAAATGCGCTTCTCACATCATACAAAAATCTATCTTGAAACGGCTTTGTTGAAAATGGCACAAGTACAGAATAGTGGAGCCGTTAATGCTCAAGCTCAAGTAGGTAGCATAGCGCTAGATCCTGCGATGAATGAAAAGGTAGCAAATCTTGAAAAAATGGTCCAGCAGCTAACGATGCAGCTCCAAAATGGTGTTCAAGGACAAGGAACTGCCAGTGTGCAGCAGAAAGAAGCTCCACGTCCTCGCGCTAAATCCAATAATTTCAACGCACCTGTTGGTCGGATTCGTGAGGTTTTAAAAACTGCAACCAAGCAAGATATTCACAATATAAAAAATGGATGGGCACAGTCCTTGAGTCAGCTTCAAAAATCGCAAGCGGCCTTGTTGGCAGAGGCAGAACCAGTTGCTGCCTCAAGTAGTGCATTTGTGATAAAATTCAAGTATGATATACATTGTCGAATGGTTGCCGAAAACAGAGAGTTTACAAGCCTTTTCGCTCAAGCCTTGTCTCAAATGACAGGAACTATGTATGAAGTGCTGTGCATTCCTGAAAATGATTGGATGACGCTACGTCAAAACTTTATTAAAGAAAA is drawn from Lysinibacillus sp. SGAir0095 and contains these coding sequences:
- the dnaX gene encoding DNA polymerase III subunit gamma/tau — protein: MTYQAFYRVYRPQSFREMSGQTHVKRTLQNALLANKTTHAYLFSGPRGTGKTSTAKIFAKALNCEKAPASEPCNECPTCLSITEGSHPDVIEFDAASNSRVEEMRDIIEKVRFAPANARFKVYIIDEVHMLSTSAFNALLKTLEEPPPHAVFILATTEPHKLPATIISRCQRFDFKRLSSNDILERMKVVLEDINLPYEEQALKVIAQAAAGGMRDALSLLDQVVSFSGDTLTLDNALLVSGSISQDIFYNVVESLKAKEIAKVLTAIEELIADGKDPLRLAEDLITFFRDLLLLQTSSELTELLELVAPEDKFIQLAHEFSADTLYGYIDILSKTQQEMRFSHHTKIYLETALLKMAQVQNSGAVNAQAQVGSIALDPAMNEKVANLEKMVQQLTMQLQNGVQGQGTASVQQKEAPRPRAKSNNFNAPVGRIREVLKTATKQDIHNIKNGWAQSLSQLQKSQAALLAEAEPVAASSSAFVIKFKYDIHCRMVAENREFTSLFAQALSQMTGTMYEVLCIPENDWMTLRQNFIKENGLNQKKETSDDESDLDRDDHEEPFIDDAQEIASEDPLIVEAEKMFGKDFVEVVED